Proteins co-encoded in one Medicago truncatula cultivar Jemalong A17 chromosome 8, MtrunA17r5.0-ANR, whole genome shotgun sequence genomic window:
- the LOC25501435 gene encoding IMPACT family member in pol 5'region codes for MLVAATIPIHHHHRHHHRIYASLFAIAKFTTMASTSSSSNNSGAFTTIKERVTFEKDIKKSKFIAIAGSVSDDKSAMSFLSQVRDPKATHNCWAYKVGDQYRSNDDGEPSGTAGKPIYSAISTSGIDRVMVVVIRYFGGIKLGTGGLVRAYGGVASECLKNAPTCLVKTKVPMGVEVPFDLLGVLYHQLQSFNVEDMKQDYDTGKEDISMVTFKVDFDQAEKLEDALKANCSRELKFYKR; via the exons ATGCTTGTGGCAGCAACGATACCCATTCATCATCACCATCGTCACCACCACCGCATCTACGCTTCACTCTTCGCCATAGCCAAGTTCACCACCATGGCCAGCACCAGCAGCAGTAGTAACAATTCAGGTGCATTCACAACAATCAAAGAAAGAGTCACTTTTGAAAAAGACATTAAGAAAAGCAAGTTCATCGCCATTGCTGGTTCCGTCTCCGATGACAAATCTGCCATGTCTTTCCTTTCTCAG GTTCGGGATCCAAAGGCTACCCATAATTGCTGGGCTTATAAG GTAGGGGATCAATATCGGTCCAATGATGATGGTGAACCTTCAGGTACGGCTGGGAAACCAATATATTCTGCCATTTCTACTTCAGGAATAGATAGAGTAATGGTGGTTGTGATCAG GTATTTTGGTGGAATCAAATTAGGCACTGGAGGATTAGTCAGGGCTTATGGAGGAGTTGCATCAGAATGTTTGAAGAATGCTCCAACCTGCCTTGTGAAAACAAAG GTGCCAATGGGTGTAGAAGTTCCCTTTGACTTACTTGGAGTACTCTACCATCAG CTGCAGTCTTTTAATGTTGAAGATATGAAGCAGGATTATGATACGGGTAAAGAGGACATATCCATGGTTActtttaaagttgattttgacCAAGCTGAGAAATTGGAGGATGCACTGAAAGCCAATTGTAGCAGAGAATTGAAGTTTTATAAGCGTTGA